Proteins from a genomic interval of Caulobacter sp. SL161:
- the fsa gene encoding fructose-6-phosphate aldolase translates to MQIFLDSTDTKVIADLASTGLIDGVTTNPTLIAKSGRPMLEVIAEICDIVPGPISAEVAATTADAMIAEGQKLAKIAPNVVVKIPLTRDGLIACAAFADEEIKTNVTLCFSPTQALLAAKAGATYISPFIGRLDDYGFDGMDLIRDIRAIYDNYGYETEILAASVRNAAHVKEAAIVGADVVTIPPAVFSDLYKHPLTDKGLEQFLKDWASTGQSIL, encoded by the coding sequence ATGCAGATCTTCCTCGACAGCACCGACACCAAGGTCATCGCGGATCTGGCCTCGACCGGCCTGATCGACGGCGTGACCACCAACCCGACCCTGATCGCCAAGTCGGGCCGGCCGATGCTGGAGGTGATCGCCGAGATCTGCGACATCGTCCCGGGCCCGATCAGCGCCGAGGTGGCCGCCACCACGGCTGACGCCATGATCGCCGAAGGTCAGAAGCTGGCCAAGATCGCGCCGAACGTCGTGGTCAAGATCCCGCTGACCCGCGATGGCCTGATCGCCTGCGCCGCCTTCGCGGACGAAGAGATCAAGACCAACGTCACCCTGTGCTTCTCGCCGACCCAGGCCCTGCTGGCTGCCAAGGCCGGCGCGACCTACATCTCGCCGTTCATCGGCCGCCTCGACGACTATGGTTTCGACGGCATGGACCTGATCCGCGACATCCGCGCGATCTACGACAACTATGGCTACGAGACCGAGATCCTGGCCGCCTCGGTGCGTAACGCCGCCCACGTCAAGGAAGCTGCGATCGTCGGCGCCGACGTGGTCACTATCCCGCCGGCAGTGTTCAGCGACCTCTACAAGCACCCGCTGACCGACAAGGGTCTCGAGCAGTTCCTGAAGGACTGGGCTTCGACGGGTCAGTCGATCCTCTAA
- the rfbD gene encoding dTDP-4-dehydrorhamnose reductase, whose product MKILQFGRTGQVATAMQAAARGRVEIIALSRADCDLADSERIRAAIKAADCDLVVNTAAFTHVDPAEAAPEAAFAVNAHAPAAMAEACAERGLPFVHLSTDAVFDGQTDRAYVETDRAEPINVYGRSKRAGEQAVLVYPKAVVLRISWVFSRYGRNYVSFILKLAREREVLKVVADQFGTPTDGEALADFLIATAPRWAAAPADDHAFGLFHFANAGETSRFDFAKAAIDRDPLAKAKLEPTTQAAFAEPAPRPPRSPLDTAKLRAVFGVSPEAWRPAVERTADRLVATGLAG is encoded by the coding sequence ATGAAGATCCTGCAGTTTGGCCGCACCGGCCAGGTCGCCACGGCGATGCAGGCGGCGGCGCGGGGGCGGGTGGAGATCATCGCCCTGTCACGGGCGGACTGCGACCTTGCTGATTCCGAGCGCATCCGGGCCGCAATCAAGGCGGCGGATTGCGATCTCGTCGTCAACACCGCCGCCTTCACCCATGTCGACCCGGCCGAGGCCGCGCCGGAGGCGGCTTTCGCGGTCAACGCCCACGCTCCGGCGGCGATGGCCGAGGCCTGCGCCGAGCGGGGGCTGCCGTTCGTGCACCTGTCGACCGACGCGGTGTTCGACGGCCAAACAGACCGCGCCTATGTCGAGACCGATCGCGCCGAGCCGATCAACGTCTATGGGCGTTCCAAGCGAGCCGGTGAGCAAGCTGTCCTTGTCTACCCAAAAGCGGTCGTGCTGCGGATCTCGTGGGTCTTCTCGCGATACGGGCGCAACTATGTGAGCTTCATACTCAAGCTCGCGCGAGAGCGAGAGGTGCTCAAGGTAGTCGCTGACCAGTTCGGCACGCCGACCGACGGCGAGGCGCTGGCTGATTTCCTTATCGCTACCGCGCCGCGCTGGGCGGCCGCGCCGGCGGATGATCACGCTTTCGGCCTCTTTCATTTCGCCAATGCGGGCGAGACCAGCCGCTTCGACTTCGCCAAGGCTGCGATCGATCGCGATCCGCTGGCCAAGGCTAAGCTAGAACCCACCACCCAGGCCGCCTTCGCCGAGCCCGCGCCGCGACCGCCGCGCTCGCCGCTCGATACCGCCAAGCTGCGCGCGGTGTTCGGCGTCTCACCCGAAGCGTGGCGACCAGCGGTCGAGCGCACCGCTGACCGGCTGGTCGCCACGGGCCTCGCCGGCTAA
- a CDS encoding D-glycero-alpha-D-manno-heptose-1,7-bisphosphate 7-phosphatase, with amino-acid sequence MTSPPAPPPLKAVFLDRDGVLNIDHGYVHDPAKLDWIEGARDAVAAMTRAGLKVLVVTNQSGIGRGYFDEPALERFHAAMQAQLAQVGGRIDAFYHCPFHETAAVEAYRVADHPDRKPNPGMILRGLAEWGLRPEEAVIIGDRDIDVEAGRRAGMPGYLFAGGSLRAFVGAVLGDRVPALK; translated from the coding sequence ATGACCAGTCCGCCTGCTCCCCCGCCCCTGAAGGCCGTGTTCCTGGATCGCGACGGTGTGCTCAATATCGATCACGGCTATGTTCACGATCCCGCCAAGCTGGACTGGATCGAGGGCGCGCGCGACGCGGTCGCGGCGATGACGCGGGCGGGCCTGAAGGTGCTGGTGGTCACCAACCAGTCTGGGATCGGCCGGGGCTATTTCGACGAGCCGGCGCTGGAGCGCTTTCATGCCGCCATGCAGGCGCAGCTGGCGCAGGTGGGCGGGCGGATCGACGCCTTCTACCATTGCCCCTTCCATGAAACGGCGGCCGTTGAGGCCTACCGCGTGGCCGATCACCCCGACCGCAAGCCCAATCCCGGCATGATCTTGCGAGGTCTGGCCGAATGGGGTCTGCGACCTGAGGAGGCGGTGATCATCGGCGACCGGGACATCGACGTCGAGGCCGGACGGCGGGCGGGCATGCCGGGCTATCTGTTCGCAGGCGGAAGTCTTCGCGCCTTTGTCGGGGCGGTGCTGGGTGACCGCGTTCCGGCGCTGAAATGA
- a CDS encoding AGE family epimerase/isomerase: protein MTNAFADAARLRDRLKTWAVEAAYPIWWEVGADRAKGGFFEKIDLDGQAVDGPRRGRVLPRQIYAYAIAGDLGWRGPWRAAVEHGLAYFLSAYRRSDGQFRTLVGPNGESLDDTADLYDQAFALFALAAVAKALPDRADDARTLALVVRERLIAERKHPIAGFHQTNPPSAPLQSNPHMHLFEAMLAWNEIDKDPIWRTLADEIAELALSRFIHAPSGQIREFFDLDWNPAPGVAGRICEPGHQFEWGWLLMRWGQLAGRADATAAALRMIDDAETHGVDLSRGVAINALLDDFSSHDDGARLWPQTERIKAAVLAAEITGQARYWDMAAAAAEGLMVYLRTAIPGLWRDKYQPDETFIEEPAPASSFYHIALAILEMDRVINAAS from the coding sequence ATGACCAACGCTTTCGCCGACGCCGCCCGCCTTCGCGACCGCCTGAAGACCTGGGCGGTCGAGGCGGCCTATCCGATCTGGTGGGAGGTCGGCGCTGATCGGGCGAAGGGCGGCTTCTTCGAGAAGATCGATCTCGATGGTCAGGCGGTGGATGGCCCCCGTCGCGGTCGCGTCCTGCCGCGACAAATCTACGCCTATGCGATCGCCGGCGACCTGGGCTGGCGCGGCCCCTGGCGCGCGGCTGTCGAACACGGCCTGGCCTACTTCCTGTCCGCCTACCGTCGATCCGATGGCCAGTTCCGCACCCTTGTGGGCCCGAACGGCGAGAGCTTGGATGACACCGCCGACCTCTATGATCAGGCCTTCGCCCTCTTCGCCCTGGCGGCGGTCGCCAAGGCGCTGCCCGACCGCGCCGACGACGCGCGGACGCTGGCCCTTGTGGTGCGCGAGCGCCTGATCGCCGAACGCAAGCATCCCATCGCGGGCTTCCACCAGACGAACCCGCCCTCAGCGCCTCTGCAGTCCAATCCGCACATGCATCTGTTCGAGGCCATGCTGGCCTGGAACGAGATCGACAAGGACCCTATCTGGCGCACCCTGGCTGACGAGATCGCCGAACTGGCGCTCTCCAGGTTCATTCACGCGCCCAGCGGCCAGATCCGTGAGTTCTTCGACCTCGACTGGAACCCCGCGCCAGGGGTCGCGGGTCGGATCTGCGAGCCGGGGCATCAGTTCGAATGGGGCTGGCTGCTGATGCGCTGGGGCCAGCTTGCCGGCCGCGCCGACGCTACGGCGGCGGCCTTGCGCATGATCGATGACGCCGAGACCCACGGCGTTGACCTATCGCGAGGCGTGGCGATCAACGCCCTGCTCGATGATTTCTCGAGCCACGACGACGGCGCCCGACTGTGGCCCCAAACCGAGCGGATCAAGGCGGCCGTGCTGGCGGCGGAGATCACCGGCCAGGCGCGATACTGGGACATGGCCGCCGCCGCCGCCGAGGGCCTGATGGTCTATCTGCGCACGGCGATCCCCGGCCTCTGGCGCGACAAGTACCAGCCCGACGAAACCTTCATAGAAGAGCCCGCCCCGGCCAGCTCGTTCTACCACATCGCCTTGGCGATCCTGGAGATGGACCGGGTGATCAACGCGGCTTCGTGA
- a CDS encoding mannose-1-phosphate guanylyltransferase/mannose-6-phosphate isomerase yields the protein MVAIYPVILCGGSGTRLWPASRSDQPKQFLKLVGDRSSFQETVLRVKDIPGVAEVVVVTGEAMVEFVAEQTAEIGAWTTILVEPEARDSAPAVAAAAAYVEAQDPAGVVLMLAADHHIAQPEIFQQAALTAAKAAEQGYIVTFGVQPTVPATGFGYIRPGAPLLDGSVREVAAFVEKPDQATAERYLLEGYLWNSGNFAFQAATLLGEFETFEPSVAAAAKACVASLQLEAGIGRLDREAFAQAKKISLDYAIMERTQKAAVAPAAFAWSDLGAWDAIWEASTRDGDGNAQTGDVDLHGSSNVLVRSTGPYVGVIGVNDIVVVAEPDAVLVCHRKDSQAVKTLVDGLKAKGRSIASRKSASPNGTETLVSTDGFDVELRRVPAGETLMLPVSTLQVLEGVIEMDGDVYAAGAIIALDDSVQARAIGAATLLVTKPR from the coding sequence TTGGTGGCGATCTATCCGGTGATCCTGTGCGGGGGCTCGGGCACCCGCCTCTGGCCCGCGTCGCGTAGCGACCAGCCCAAGCAATTCCTGAAACTCGTGGGCGATCGCTCTTCCTTCCAGGAGACTGTCCTGCGGGTGAAGGACATTCCCGGCGTGGCCGAGGTGGTCGTGGTCACCGGCGAGGCGATGGTCGAGTTCGTCGCCGAGCAGACCGCCGAGATCGGCGCCTGGACCACGATCCTGGTCGAACCCGAGGCTCGCGACAGCGCGCCGGCTGTGGCGGCGGCGGCGGCCTATGTCGAGGCCCAGGATCCGGCCGGCGTCGTGCTGATGCTGGCCGCCGACCACCACATCGCCCAGCCCGAAATCTTCCAGCAGGCCGCCCTTACCGCCGCCAAGGCGGCCGAGCAGGGCTATATCGTCACGTTCGGGGTTCAACCGACGGTCCCGGCGACCGGCTTCGGTTATATCCGCCCTGGCGCGCCGCTTCTGGATGGTTCGGTGCGTGAGGTCGCCGCTTTCGTCGAGAAGCCTGACCAGGCGACCGCCGAGCGCTATCTTCTGGAAGGCTATCTCTGGAACAGCGGCAATTTCGCGTTCCAGGCGGCGACCTTGCTGGGCGAGTTCGAGACCTTTGAGCCGTCGGTCGCCGCCGCCGCCAAGGCGTGCGTGGCCAGCCTGCAGCTGGAGGCCGGCATCGGCCGCCTGGATCGCGAGGCCTTCGCCCAGGCTAAGAAGATCTCGCTCGACTACGCCATCATGGAGCGCACGCAGAAGGCCGCTGTCGCCCCTGCGGCGTTCGCCTGGTCGGACCTTGGGGCCTGGGACGCGATCTGGGAGGCCTCCACCCGCGACGGCGACGGCAACGCCCAGACGGGCGACGTTGACCTGCACGGCTCGTCCAATGTTCTGGTGCGCTCGACGGGTCCCTATGTCGGCGTGATCGGGGTCAACGACATCGTCGTCGTGGCCGAGCCCGACGCGGTGCTGGTCTGCCATCGCAAGGACAGTCAGGCGGTGAAGACCTTGGTCGATGGCCTGAAGGCCAAGGGCCGCTCCATCGCCTCGCGCAAGAGCGCCTCGCCAAACGGGACCGAGACCCTGGTCTCGACCGACGGCTTCGATGTGGAGTTGCGTCGCGTACCGGCGGGAGAGACCTTGATGCTGCCGGTATCGACGCTTCAGGTGCTGGAAGGCGTGATCGAGATGGACGGCGACGTCTATGCTGCGGGCGCGATCATCGCCCTGGACGACTCGGTTCAGGCTCGGGCGATCGGGGCGGCGACCTTGCTGGTCACGAAGCCGCGTTGA
- a CDS encoding NAD(+) synthase: protein MGSPSFFSPYRHGFVRVATAVPKVKLADPAANAQNIVALAREAHAAGVAVVVFPELGLTGYTIDDLLQQEALLDAVEAAIATLTEASAGLAPMIVVGGPLRDSGRLYNTAIIIQGGKVLGVVPKSFLPNYREFYERRWFTPGAGVTGKTLTLAGQAVPFGTDILFRGEGVAPFTVGVEICEDVWTPTPPSTAQALAGAEILLNLSASNITIGKSETRRLLCASQSSRMIAAYVYSAAGAGESSTDLAWDGHVDIHEMGALLVETPRFSTGPAWTFADVDVQRIRQERMRVGSFGDAMALSPASTPFRIVPFAFDAPDGDLALARPIERFPFTPSDPARLRENCYEAYNIQVQGLARRLEASGLKKLVIGISGGLDSTQALLVAAKAMDQLGLPRSNILAYTLPGFATSDRTKSNAWALMKAMAVTAAELDIRPAATQMLKDLDHPFGRGEAVYDVTFENVQAGLRTDYLFRLANHNAALVVGTGDLSELALGWCTYGVGDHMSHYNPNCGAPKTLIQHLIRFVAHSGDVDAETTALLEDILATEISPELVPGEAVQATESFVGPYALQDFNLYYMTRYGMAPSKIAFLAWSAWHDADKGGWPAGLPEAARRVYDLPEIKRWLELFLKRFFANQFKRSAVPNGPKISSGGALSPRGDWRMPSDATGDAWLAELRCGVPA, encoded by the coding sequence TTGGGTAGTCCGTCGTTCTTCTCGCCCTACCGTCACGGTTTCGTCCGGGTCGCGACCGCCGTGCCGAAGGTCAAGCTGGCGGATCCCGCCGCCAATGCTCAGAACATCGTGGCTCTGGCCCGCGAGGCCCATGCGGCGGGCGTGGCTGTGGTCGTGTTCCCGGAACTGGGGCTGACGGGCTACACGATCGACGACCTTCTGCAGCAAGAGGCTTTGCTGGACGCGGTTGAGGCCGCGATCGCCACCCTGACCGAGGCCAGCGCAGGCCTGGCGCCGATGATCGTGGTCGGAGGTCCGCTGCGCGATTCCGGCCGTCTCTACAACACCGCGATCATCATCCAGGGTGGCAAGGTGCTGGGCGTGGTCCCCAAAAGCTTTCTGCCCAACTATCGCGAGTTCTACGAGCGTCGCTGGTTCACGCCGGGCGCCGGCGTGACGGGCAAGACCCTGACCCTGGCCGGCCAGGCCGTTCCGTTCGGGACCGACATTCTGTTCCGGGGCGAGGGCGTCGCCCCGTTCACGGTGGGCGTCGAGATCTGCGAGGATGTCTGGACCCCGACCCCGCCCAGCACCGCCCAGGCCCTGGCCGGTGCGGAGATCCTGCTGAACCTGTCGGCCAGCAACATCACCATCGGCAAGTCCGAAACGCGGCGTCTGCTCTGCGCCAGTCAGTCCTCGCGGATGATCGCGGCCTATGTCTATTCGGCGGCCGGCGCGGGCGAGAGCTCGACCGACCTGGCCTGGGACGGCCATGTCGATATCCATGAAATGGGCGCGCTGCTCGTCGAGACCCCGCGGTTTTCGACCGGTCCAGCTTGGACCTTCGCCGATGTGGACGTCCAGCGCATTCGGCAGGAGCGGATGCGCGTCGGCAGCTTCGGCGACGCCATGGCCCTGTCGCCGGCCTCGACCCCGTTCCGGATCGTTCCGTTCGCCTTTGACGCGCCCGACGGCGACCTGGCGCTGGCCCGGCCGATCGAACGCTTTCCGTTCACGCCGTCCGACCCAGCCAGGCTGCGTGAGAACTGCTACGAGGCCTACAACATCCAGGTCCAGGGCCTGGCGCGGCGCCTCGAGGCTTCGGGTCTCAAGAAGCTCGTCATCGGTATTTCCGGGGGGCTCGACTCCACCCAGGCTCTGCTGGTGGCGGCCAAGGCCATGGACCAGCTGGGCCTGCCGCGCAGCAACATCCTGGCCTACACCCTGCCGGGCTTTGCGACGTCCGATCGCACCAAGTCCAACGCCTGGGCGCTGATGAAGGCGATGGCGGTCACCGCCGCCGAGCTCGATATCCGTCCGGCTGCGACCCAGATGCTCAAGGACCTCGACCACCCGTTCGGGCGCGGCGAGGCGGTCTATGACGTCACCTTCGAGAATGTGCAGGCCGGCCTGCGAACCGACTATCTGTTCCGTCTGGCCAACCACAACGCCGCCCTGGTCGTCGGCACGGGCGACCTGTCTGAGCTGGCGCTGGGCTGGTGCACCTACGGGGTTGGCGACCACATGAGCCACTACAACCCCAACTGCGGCGCGCCCAAGACGCTGATCCAGCACCTGATCCGCTTCGTGGCCCATTCGGGAGACGTCGACGCCGAGACCACGGCTCTGCTGGAAGACATCCTCGCGACCGAGATCTCACCGGAGTTGGTGCCCGGCGAGGCGGTTCAGGCGACCGAGAGTTTCGTCGGCCCCTACGCCCTGCAGGACTTCAATCTCTACTACATGACCCGCTACGGCATGGCGCCGTCCAAGATCGCGTTCCTCGCCTGGAGCGCCTGGCATGACGCCGACAAGGGCGGCTGGCCCGCGGGGCTGCCGGAGGCCGCGCGCCGCGTCTACGACCTGCCCGAGATCAAGCGCTGGCTGGAGCTGTTCCTGAAGCGGTTCTTCGCCAACCAGTTCAAGCGCTCGGCCGTGCCCAATGGGCCGAAAATCTCGTCGGGCGGCGCGTTGTCGCCGCGGGGGGACTGGCGCATGCCGTCGGATGCGACAGGCGACGCCTGGCTGGCGGAACTGCGTTGCGGCGTTCCAGCGTGA
- the tkt gene encoding transketolase: MPVSPIKMADAIRVLSMDAVHKAKSGHQGMPMGMADVATVLWGKFLKFDASKPDWADRDRFVLSAGHGSMLLYSLLHLTGFKAMTMKEIENFRQWGALTPGHPEVHHTPGVETTTGPLGQGLATAVGMAMAEAHLAARYGSDLVDHRTWVIAGDGCLMEGVSHEAISIAGRLKLSKLTVLFDDNNTTIDGEATIAETGDQVARFKAAGWAVKVVDGHDHGKIAAALRWATKQDRPTMIACKTLISKGAGPKEGDPHSHGYTLFDNEIAASRVAMGWDAAPFTVPDDIAKAWKSVGRRGAKVRKAWEAKLAASAKGADFTRAMKGELPANAFEALDAHIAKALEAKPVNATRVHSGSALEHLIPAIPEMIGGSADLTGSNNTLVKGMGAFDAPGYEGRYVHYGVREFGMAAAMNGMALHGGIIPYSGTFLAFADYSRAAIRLGALMEARVVHVMTHDSIGLGEDGPTHQPVEHVASLRAIPNLLVFRPADAVEAAECWKAALLHQRTPSVMTLSRQKTAHVRTQGGDLSAKGAYELLAAEGGEAQVTIFASGTEVGVAVAARDILQAKGKPTRVVSTPCWELFDQQPAAYQAAVIGKAPVRVAVEAGVKMGWERFIGENGKFVGMKGFGASAPFERLYKEFGITAEAVAEAALA; encoded by the coding sequence ATGCCCGTTTCGCCCATCAAGATGGCCGACGCGATCCGCGTCCTCTCCATGGACGCCGTGCACAAGGCGAAGTCCGGCCACCAAGGCATGCCGATGGGCATGGCCGACGTGGCGACGGTCCTGTGGGGCAAGTTCCTGAAATTCGACGCGTCCAAGCCTGACTGGGCCGACCGCGACCGCTTCGTGCTGTCGGCCGGTCACGGTTCGATGCTGCTCTATTCCCTGCTGCATCTGACCGGCTTCAAGGCCATGACCATGAAGGAGATCGAGAACTTCCGTCAGTGGGGGGCGTTGACCCCCGGTCACCCGGAAGTGCATCACACGCCGGGCGTCGAGACCACGACCGGGCCGCTGGGCCAAGGTCTGGCCACGGCCGTCGGCATGGCCATGGCCGAGGCGCATCTGGCCGCCCGCTACGGCTCGGACCTCGTCGATCACCGCACCTGGGTGATCGCCGGCGACGGCTGCCTGATGGAAGGCGTCAGCCATGAGGCCATCAGCATCGCCGGACGCCTGAAGCTGTCCAAGCTGACGGTCCTCTTCGACGACAACAACACCACCATCGACGGCGAGGCGACGATCGCCGAGACCGGCGACCAGGTCGCCCGCTTCAAGGCCGCCGGCTGGGCGGTCAAGGTCGTCGACGGCCATGACCACGGCAAGATCGCCGCCGCCCTGCGCTGGGCCACCAAGCAGGATCGCCCGACCATGATCGCGTGCAAGACGCTGATCTCCAAGGGCGCGGGCCCCAAGGAAGGCGACCCCCACAGCCACGGCTACACCCTGTTCGACAACGAGATCGCCGCTTCGCGCGTCGCAATGGGCTGGGACGCCGCGCCCTTCACCGTGCCCGACGACATCGCCAAGGCCTGGAAGAGCGTCGGCCGTCGCGGCGCCAAGGTCCGCAAGGCCTGGGAGGCCAAGCTGGCCGCCTCGGCCAAGGGCGCCGACTTCACCCGCGCCATGAAGGGTGAGCTGCCGGCCAACGCCTTCGAGGCGCTGGACGCCCACATCGCCAAGGCGCTGGAAGCCAAGCCGGTCAACGCCACCCGCGTTCACTCCGGCTCGGCCCTGGAGCACCTGATCCCGGCGATCCCCGAGATGATCGGCGGCTCGGCCGACCTGACCGGCTCGAACAACACCCTGGTCAAGGGCATGGGCGCCTTCGACGCCCCCGGCTACGAGGGCCGCTACGTCCACTACGGCGTGCGCGAGTTCGGCATGGCCGCAGCCATGAACGGCATGGCCCTGCACGGCGGGATCATCCCGTATTCGGGCACCTTCCTGGCCTTCGCCGACTACAGCCGCGCGGCCATCCGTCTGGGCGCCCTGATGGAGGCCCGCGTCGTCCATGTGATGACCCACGACTCCATCGGTCTCGGCGAAGACGGTCCCACCCACCAGCCGGTCGAACATGTGGCCAGCTTGCGCGCCATTCCGAACCTGCTGGTCTTCCGTCCGGCCGATGCCGTCGAGGCCGCCGAGTGCTGGAAGGCGGCGCTGCTGCACCAACGCACCCCGTCGGTGATGACCCTGTCGCGCCAGAAGACGGCGCACGTCCGCACCCAGGGCGGCGATCTGTCGGCCAAGGGCGCCTACGAGCTTCTGGCGGCCGAGGGCGGTGAGGCTCAGGTGACGATCTTCGCCTCAGGCACCGAGGTCGGCGTCGCCGTCGCCGCGCGCGACATCCTGCAGGCCAAGGGCAAGCCGACCCGCGTGGTCTCCACGCCTTGCTGGGAACTGTTCGACCAGCAGCCGGCCGCCTACCAGGCCGCCGTCATCGGCAAGGCCCCGGTGCGCGTCGCCGTCGAAGCGGGCGTCAAGATGGGCTGGGAGCGCTTCATTGGCGAGAACGGCAAGTTCGTCGGCATGAAAGGCTTCGGCGCCTCGGCTCCGTTCGAGCGCCTGTACAAAGAGTTCGGCATCACCGCCGAAGCCGTGGCCGAAGCGGCCCTGGCCTGA
- a CDS encoding YggT family protein has product MTAIIQFVFFILGGLLSLLWWAIVISAILSWLVAFDVINRRNTAVYQVLDFLDRVTGPVLRPFQRMIPSLGGVDISPIIVLLIISGVQNYLLPALQGTLIALLG; this is encoded by the coding sequence ATGACCGCCATCATTCAATTCGTTTTCTTCATCCTCGGCGGCCTGCTCAGCCTCCTTTGGTGGGCCATCGTCATCTCGGCGATCCTCAGCTGGCTGGTCGCGTTCGACGTGATCAACCGCCGTAACACCGCTGTGTACCAGGTGCTGGATTTCCTGGATCGCGTGACCGGACCGGTGCTTCGCCCGTTCCAACGCATGATCCCGTCGCTGGGCGGCGTCGACATCAGCCCGATCATTGTCCTGCTGATCATTTCGGGCGTGCAGAACTATCTGCTGCCTGCGCTTCAAGGCACGCTGATCGCTCTTCTCGGCTGA
- a CDS encoding DUF167 domain-containing protein produces MAVTLVVRLTPRGGRDAAEGWALDADGRPYLKVRVASPPVEGAANAALIAFVAKTLKIPRSAVRLAAGETARLKRLELEGVDPADVARAFGPPN; encoded by the coding sequence GTGGCGGTGACGCTCGTGGTGCGCCTGACCCCGAGGGGCGGGCGCGACGCCGCCGAGGGTTGGGCGCTTGACGCCGACGGCCGCCCCTATCTGAAGGTGAGGGTCGCCAGTCCGCCAGTCGAGGGCGCGGCGAATGCGGCCCTCATCGCCTTTGTGGCAAAGACCCTGAAGATTCCTCGCTCGGCCGTACGGCTGGCGGCTGGCGAAACCGCGCGGCTGAAGCGTCTCGAACTGGAGGGCGTGGACCCGGCCGATGTCGCGCGCGCGTTCGGACCGCCGAACTAG